ATGCCATCGAAACGCATATGGGCTATGGCGTCTGGCTGCACGGCGAAGCCGTGGCGGCGGGCACGGTCATGGCCCTGGAGATGTCCATGCGCCTAGGCTGGATCGATCAGTCGGCGCGGGACCGCGCCATTGTCCTGCTGCAGGACGCAGGATTGCCGGTGGTGCCACCACAGGAAATGACCCCGGCGCATTTCATGGAGCACATGGCGGTCGACAAGAAAGTGCTCGACGGGCGCCTGCGCCTGGTGCTGCTGCGCCAGCTGGGCGAGGCCGTCGTCACCGACGACTATCCGAAAGAGATTCTACAGGCCACGCTGGCGGCGGATTACCGCGCGATCGTGGCCCAGCTTTGAGGTTGTGACAACGCAATGAGCACTCTGCATGCCGATGAGGCGTTCCTCGAACATTACCAGCTGACCCACGATCCGTTCGCGCCGCGGGTGCCTGGCTTCAAGTTCTTCCCTGCCCAGCGCAAGCCGGTATTGGGCCAACTGCACCACCTGGCGCGCTATAGCCAGCTGATGCTGGCGGTTACTGGCCCCATGGGCAGCGGCAAGACCCTGCTGCGCCAGGCGCTGGTGGCCAGCACCAACAAGCAGTCGGTGCAAAGCGTGGTGGTGTCCGCCCGCGGCGCTGCGGACGCGGCCAGCGTGCTCGGCCAGGTAGCCCAGTCGCTGGGTGTGGCCCAGGCCGAAGTGCAGGCGATCCTCAAGCAGGTGGTGCAACTGGCCCTGACCGGCCAGGAAGTCTATCTGTTGGTGGACGACGCGGAACAACTCGACGAGTCGGCACTCCAAGCGTTGCTGGAGTTGGCGGCCGGCGTCGCCGAAGGGCGACCGCATGTGTTCCTGTTTGGCGAGCCGTCGTTGATCGCCGGGCTGGAGGAGCTCAATGCCGATGGCGAGCGTTTCCATGTCATCGAGCTGGCGCCCTATAGCGAGGAAGAGACCCGCGAGTACCTGGAGCAGCGCCTGGACGGCGCCGGCCGGGGCATCGAGGTGTTCACCCGCGAACAGATCGTCGACATCCACGAAAACTCCGACGGTTGGCCTGGCAACATCAACCAGGTTGCCCGCGATACCTTGATCGAAGCCATGATCGCCAGCCGCACCACGGCCAAGCGACCATCCATGGGGTTCAAAATGCCTAAGAAACACGTGCTCGCGTTGTCCGCTGTGGTCGTGGTCGCCGTTGGCGCGGCGGTCCTGATGCCCAAGAAGGGCGACAAGGCCCCGGCCGAGGCGCCCGCCGCCCAGGCCCAGCTGCCATTGGGCCAGGGCGGCAATGGTGGCGCGCCCGCCATCGAGTTCTCTGGCTCCTCGCAGCCAATGCCACTGCCGCTGGTGGGCCAGTCGCAACCGGTGATGCGCGAGCCGCTGGCCGAAGCCGCTGGCATGGGCGAGGGCGAGGAAGGTGGCCCGGCCGGCAATACCGCGTTGCAGCCTGCCGCGCCATCGGCGGCCGTACCGCCGACCGTGACTACCATCGCGCCGCCAGCCGGTGCCACCGCCAGCCCCGCGCCAACCCCGGCCCAGCCGGTGACAACCGCTCCGGCACAGCCGGTTGCGCCAGTGGCGAAACCGGTTGCAACCCAGCCAGCCAAGCCGGTTGCGCCTGCCAAGCCGGCAGCGGCCCCGACCCAGGTCGCCAGTGCCAAGCCAGCAGCCAAGCCCGCTGCCGGTGGCGCCGGCAACAGCAGCTGGTATGCCGGCCAGAAGCCCGGTAATTACGTGGTGCAGATCTTCGGCACCAGCTCCGAGGCGTCGGCCCAGTCGTTCGTCAAGGCCCAGGGTGGCGACTATCGCTACTTCAAGAAAAACCTGCAGGGCAAGCCACTGTACGTGGTGACCTACGGCAACTTCGCCAGCCGCGACGCCGCGGCTGCGGCAATCAAGAACTTGCCAGCCAAGGTCCAGGCTGGTAAACCTTGGCCACGTACCGTCGGCAGCGTCCAACAAGAGCTGGCCACGGCCCGCTGATACCTTCCGGGCGGCAGCACCCCGCCGCCCAGTTGCTGAGCGAATCCTGATTCACGTCTAGCCTGCTGCGCACCCCGCGCGGCAGGCTTTTCTGTCCCAGACTGCCGGCCAAAAGCCCTCCCTTGCAGTCCTGGCTGAAACGCTTCAGACTCAAGCCAAGTCGCTATCACGACGCAAGGCGAAAAACATTCAAAATTGCGACATAAATTTTCAATGGTGAGACATGAAAATTTGTGGGCGTCGCTATCGCTGTGCAACAATGGTTTTCCATGACCACCGCAAAAAAGCTGGCGTTTGATCGGCGTGGATGGTAAGTGGTTGTTAAAAAAGAGATTTGCCTCCGGTTGAGAGGTGAACCTGGTGAGAAAGTGTCTATGAAAACAGGTCTGTACCATCCCGAAGAATTCAAGGACAACTGTGGTTTCGGCCTGATCGCCCATATGACGGGGCAGCCGAGTCACCACCTTCTGCAAACCGCCATGCAGGCGCTGACCTGCATGACCCACCGCGGCGGCATCAACGCCGACGGCAAGACCGGCGACGGTTGCGGCTTGCTCATGCAGAAGCCCGATCAATTCCTGCGTGCCGTGGCCCAGGAGCACTTCGCCGTCGAGCTGCCCCGGCAGTACGCCGTCGGCATGGTGTTCTTCAACCAGGACCCGGTCAAAGCCGAAGCCGCCCGCGCTAACATGGACCGCGAAATCGTCGCTGCCGGCCTGAAGCTGGTCGGCTGGCGCAAGGTGCCGATCGACACCCGCGTGCTTGGCCGCCTGGCCCTGGAGCGCCTGCCGCAGATCGAACAGGTGTTCATCGGCGGTGAAGGCCTGAGCGACCAGGAATTCGCCATCAAGCTGTTCAGTGCCCGTCGCCGTTCGTCCGTGGCCAACGCCCATGACGCCGACCACTACATCTGCAGCTTTTCGCACAAGACCATCATCTACAAAGGCCTGATGATGCCGCGCGATCTCGCGGCGTTCTATCCGGACCTTGGCGACGAGCGCCTGCAGACCGCGATCTGCGTGTTCCACCAGCGCTTCTCCACCAATACCCTGCCGAAATGGCCGCTGGCGCAGCCGTTCCGCTTCCTCGCCCACAACGGCGAGATCAACACCATCACCGGCAACCGCAACTGGGCCATGGCCCGGCGTACCAAGTTCGCCAACGACCTGATCCCCGATCTGGAAGAGCTCGGCCCGCTGGTCAACCGCGTCGGTTCCGACTCCTCGAGCATGGACAACATGCTCGAGCTGATGGTCACCGGCGGCATCGACCTGTTCCGTGGCGTGCGCATGCTGGTGCCGCCAGCCTGGCAGAACGTCGAGACCATGGACGCCGACCTGCGCGCCTTCTACGAATACAACTCCATGCACATGGAGCCGTGGGATGGCCCGGCCGGTATCGTCATGACCGAAGGCCGCCACGCGGTGTGCCTGCTCGACCGCAACGGCCTGCGTCCGGCGCGCTGGGTGACCACCACCAACGGCTACATCACCATCGCCTCGGAAATCGGCGTGTGGGGCTACCAACCTGAGGACGTCCTGGCCAAGGGCCGGGTCGGCCCGGGGCAGATCCTTGCCGTGGACACCGAGACCGGCCAGATCCTCGACACCGACGCCATCGACAACCGCCTGAAGTCGCGCCACCCGTACAAGCGCTGGCTGCGTCAGCACGCCACGCGCATCCAGGCGACCTTGAGCGACGACCAGGGCGTGGCCAGCTACGACGCCGACCAGCTCAAGCAATACATGAAGATGTTCCAGGTCACCTTCGAGGAGCGTGACCAGGTGCTGCGCCCGCTCGGCGAGCAGGGCCAGGAAGCGGTCGGCTCGATGGGCGACGACACGCCCATGGCCGTGCTGTCGCAGCGCGTGCGTTCGCCGTACGACTTCTTCCGCCAGCAGTTCGCCCAGGTGACCAACCCGCCGATCGACCCGCTGCGCGAAGCGATCGTCATGTCCCTGGAAATCTGCCTGGGCGCCGAGCGCAACATCTTCCAGGAATCCCCCGAGCATGCCTCGCGGGTGATCCTCAGTTCGCCGGTGATCTCGCCCGCCAAGTGGCGTTCGCTGATGAACCTGGAGCGCGAAGGCTTCGACCGCCAGCTGATCGACCTCAACTATGACCAGAGCGTCGGCCTGGAAGCGGCCATCCGCAACATCGCCGACCAGGCCGAGGAGGCCGTGCGCGGCGGCAAGACCCAGCTGGTGCTGAGCGACCGCTACATCGCCCCGGGCAAGCTGCCGGTGCATGCTTCGCTGGCCGTCGGTGCGGTGCATCACCGCTTGACCGAGCAAGGCCTACGTTGCGACAGCAACATCCTGGTCGAGACCGCCACCGCGCGCGACCCGCACCACTTTGCCGTGCTGCTGGGCTTCGGTGCCTCGGCCGTATACCCGTACCTGGCCTATGAGGTGCTGGCCGACCTGATCCGCACCGGCGAAGTGCTGGGCGATCTGGACGAGGTCTTCAAGTACTACCGCAAGGGCATTTCCAAGGGCCTGCTGAAGATCCTGTCGAAGATGGGCATCTCCACCATTGCCTCCTACCGCGGCGCCCAGCTGTTCGAAGCCGTGGGCCTGGCCGAGGAAGTGGTCGGCCTGAGCTTCAAGGGCGTTTCCAGCCGCATCAAGGGTGCGCGTTTCGTCGACCTCGAAGGCGACCAGAAGCTGCTCGCCGCCGAAGCCTGGAGTGCGCGCAAGCCGATCCAGCAGGGCGGCCTGCTCAAGTTCGTCCACGGTGGCGAGTACCACGCCTACAACCCGGACGTGGTCAACACCCTGCAGGCCGCCGTGCAGCAGGGCGACTATGCCAAGTTCAAGGAATACACCACGCTGGTCGACCAGCGCCCGGTGTCGATGATTCGCGACCTGCTGAAAGTGAAAGTGGCTGACCAGGCCCTGGCACTGGATGAAGTCGAACCGCTGGAGGCCATCCTCAAGCGCTTCGACTCCGCCGGCATCTCCCTGGGCGCACTGTCGCCAGAGGCTCACGAAGCCCTGGCCGAGGCCATGAACCGCCTGGGCGCGCGCTCCAACTCCGGCGAGGGCGGCGAAGACCCGGCCCGCTACGGCACCCTCAAGAGCTCGAAGATCAAGCAGGTGGCCACCGGCCGCTTCGGCGTGACCCCGGAATACCTGGTCAACGCCGAAGTGCTGCAGATCAAGGTGGCCCAGGGCGCCAAGCCCGGCGAGGGCGGCCAGCTGCCGGGCGGCAAGGTCAACGGCCTGATCGCCAAGCTGCGCTATGCGGTACCGGGCGTGACCCTGATCTCGCCGCCACCGCACCACGACATCTACTCGATCGAAGACCTGGCCCAGCTGATCTACGACCTCAAGCAGGTCAATCCGCAGGCGCTGGTGTCGGTCAAGCTGGTGGCCGAAGCCGGCGTGGGCACCATTGCCGCTGGCGTGGCCAAGGCCTACGCCGACCTGATCACCATTTCCGGCTATGACGGTGGCACCGGTGCGTCGCCGCTGACCTCGATCAAATACGCGGGCGCCCCGTGGGAGCTGGGCCTGGCCGAGACCCACCAGACCCTGCGCGGCAACGACCTGCGCGGCAAGGTGCGGGTACAGACCGACGGCGGCCTGAAGACCGGCCTGGACGTGATCAAGGCAGCAATCCTCGGTGCCGAGAGTTTCGGCTTCGGTACCGCGCCGATGATCGCCCTGGGCTGCAAGTACCTGCGCATCTGCCACCTGAACAACTGCGCCACCGGCGTGGCCACGCAGAACGACAAGCTGCGCAAGGACCACTACATCGGCACCGTCGACATGGTGATCAACTTCTTCACCTTCGTCGCCGAAGAAACCCGCGAATGGCTGGCCAGGCTCGGCGTGCGCAGCCTCGGCGAGCTGATCGGGCGTACCGACCTGCTCGACGTGCTGCCGGGTGACACCGAGCGCCAGCAGCACCTCGACCTGTCGCCGCTGCTGGGCAGCTCGCACATTCCGGCGGACAAGCCGCAGTTCTGCGAAGTCGACAGGAACCCGCCGTTCGACAAGGGCGAGCTGGCCGAGAAGATGGTCGAGATGGCCCTGCCGGCGATCCGTGACCTGGCCGGTGGCGAGTACACCCTCGATATCTGCAACTGCGACCGTTCCATCGGGGCGCGCATCTCCGGCGAGATCGCCAAGCTGCACGGCAACCAGGGCATGGCCGCGGCGCCGATCACCTTCCGTTTCAAGGGCACCGCGGGGCAGAGCTTTGGCGTGTGGAACGCCGGTGGCCTGAACCTGCACCTTGAGGGCGATGCCAACGACTACGTCGGCAAGGGCATGACCGGTGGCAAGCTGACCATCGTGCCTCCTGCCGGCAGCCCGTTCGAAACCCAGCACAGCGCCATTGTCGGCAACACCTGCCTGTACGGGGCCACTGGCGGCAAGCTGTTCGCCGCCGGCACCGCGGGCGAGCGTTTCGCTGTGCGCAACTCCGGGGCCCACGCTGTGGTCGAGGGCACCGGCGATCACTGCTGTGAATACATGACCGGCGGCTTTGTCTGCGTCCTGGGCAAGACCGGTTACAACTTCGGTTCCGGCATGACCGGCGGTTTCGCCTACGTGCTCGACATGGACAACAGCTTCGTCGACAAACTCAACCATGAGCTGGTGGAAATCCAGCGTATCAGTGGTGAGGCGATGGAGGCCTACCGCAGCCACCTGGCGCGGGTCCTGGGCGAGTACGTGGAAGAAACCGGCAGCGAGTGGGGGCGTGAGCTCTGGGAGAACCTGGACGACTATGTACGGCGCTTCTGGCTGGTCAAGCCGAAGGCGGCCAACCTCAAGCAACTGCTGTCCAGCACCCGCGCCAACCCGCAGTAACAACAGCTGCAAGTGGCAGCCCCGTGCGCGGGGCCTGCCCGGCTCAAGTGATCGTCTTGCAGCTTGCGGCGAATGCCGGCAACTGCGGTAAAGAGGTTTTGAAAAATGGCTGAACGTCTGAACAACGACTTCCAGTTCATCGAAGTGGGCCGCAAGGACCCGAAGAAAAAATTGCTGCGCCAACGCAAGAAGGAGTTCGTCGAGATCTACGAACCCTTCAAGCCGCAGCAGTCGGTCGAGCAAGCCCACCGCTGCCTGGGCTGCGGCAACCCGTACTGCGAGTGGAAGTGCCCGGTGCACAACTTCATTCCCAACTGGCTGAAGCTGGTCGCCGAGGGCAACATCCTGGCGGCGGCGGAGCTGTCGCACCAGACCAACACCCTGCCGGAAGTGTGTGGCCGGGTGTGTCCGCAGGACCGTCTGTGCGAAGGTGCCTGCACCCTGAACGACGGCTTCGGCGCGGTGACCATCGGCTCGGTGGAGAAGTACATCACCGACACGGCCTTCGCCATGGGTTGGCGCCCGGACATGTCCAAGGTCAAGCCCACCGGCAAGCGTGTCGCCGTCATCGGTGCCGGCCCTGCGGGCCTGGGCTGCGCCGACGTGCTGGTGCGTGCTGGCGTGACCCCGGTGGTGTTCGACAAGAACCCGGAGATCGGTGGCCTGCTGACCTTCGGCATCCCTGAATTCAAGCTGGAAAAGACCGTGCTGAGCAATCGTCGCGAAGTCTTCACCGGCATGGGCATCGAGTTCCGCCTGAACACCGAGGTGGGCAGGGACATCAGCATGGAGCAGCTGCTGGCCGAGTACGATGCGGTGTTCATGGGCATGGGCACCTACACCTACATGAAGGGCGGCTTCCCTGGGGAAGACCTGCCGGGCGTGCACGACGCGCTGGACTTCCTGATCGCCAACGTCAACCGCAACCTGGGCTTTGAAAAGTCGCCACAAGACTTCGTCGACATGCAGGGCAAGAAGGTCGTGGTGCTCGGCGGTGGCGACACCGCGATGGACTGCAACCGCACCTCGATCCGCCAGGGCGCCAAGTCGGTGACCTGCGCCTATCGCCGGGACGAAGCCAACATGCCGGGTTCGCGCAAAGAGGTGAAGAACGCCAAGGAAGAGGGCGTGAAGTTCCTCTACAACCGCCAGCCCATCGCCATCGTCGGCGAGGACAAGGTCGAGGGCGTGAAGGTGGTCGAGACCCGTCTTGGCGAGCCGGATGCCCGTGGCCGGCGCAGCCCGGAGCCAATCCCGGGGTCCGAGGAGATCCTGCCGGCCGATGCCGTGGTCATCGCCTTCGGCTTCCGCCCGAGCCCGGCGCCATGGTTCGAGCAGCATGACATCCAGCTCGACAGCCAAGGCCGCGTGGTGGCGCCGGAGAAGGGCAAGTTCAAGCATCAGACCAGCAACCCGAAAGTGTTTGCCGGTGGCGACATGGTAAGGGGGTCGGACCTGGTGGTGACGGCGATCTTCGAAGGGCGTACCGCCGCCGAAGGGATCCTGGACTACCTCGAGGTCTGATCCGGCCACAAACCTGGGCACGCTCTCTCCTGCAGGTGCGCCGCGGCAGCTGCGGGGGAGCGTTTCCGAGTGACTTGTAGGCGTGGGAAAAACGCCGTTGTGCCCGTGGGATTTACCCCGCGCGGCATGTTGAAAGCCCCGCTGTTTTGCACGCGCACTAATTCCGAGACTGGGTAGGTCAAGCCTTACGAGGCAGTAACCCATTCAAGGAATTACCTGCATGCACCTTTCTGCATTAAACCCTGCCGCCCTGCTGAACAGCGCTGCACGGGCCAGCTCTGAATTCGATGGCCCAGCCTTCACGTCGATCATCGAGGCTGACAGCAGCGACTTTGCCTCCATGAGCGCGTTGAAAACACGCCTGGAGGACGGCTCGCTGACCTCGGTCCAGCTGGTGACCCGCGCGTTGGCGCGCATCGCGGCGCTCGACCGGGAGGGGCCGAGCCTGCGAGCCGTGATCGAAACCAACAGCGAGGCGCTGAGCATCGCTGCAAGCCTGGATGCGGAGCGCGCGGCGGGCACGCTGCGTGGGCCTTTGCATGGTATCCCGGTGCTGATCAAGGACAGCGTCGATACCGGAGATCTCATGCAGACGAGCGCTGGCT
The window above is part of the Pseudomonas muyukensis genome. Proteins encoded here:
- a CDS encoding SPOR domain-containing protein, with amino-acid sequence MSTLHADEAFLEHYQLTHDPFAPRVPGFKFFPAQRKPVLGQLHHLARYSQLMLAVTGPMGSGKTLLRQALVASTNKQSVQSVVVSARGAADAASVLGQVAQSLGVAQAEVQAILKQVVQLALTGQEVYLLVDDAEQLDESALQALLELAAGVAEGRPHVFLFGEPSLIAGLEELNADGERFHVIELAPYSEEETREYLEQRLDGAGRGIEVFTREQIVDIHENSDGWPGNINQVARDTLIEAMIASRTTAKRPSMGFKMPKKHVLALSAVVVVAVGAAVLMPKKGDKAPAEAPAAQAQLPLGQGGNGGAPAIEFSGSSQPMPLPLVGQSQPVMREPLAEAAGMGEGEEGGPAGNTALQPAAPSAAVPPTVTTIAPPAGATASPAPTPAQPVTTAPAQPVAPVAKPVATQPAKPVAPAKPAAAPTQVASAKPAAKPAAGGAGNSSWYAGQKPGNYVVQIFGTSSEASAQSFVKAQGGDYRYFKKNLQGKPLYVVTYGNFASRDAAAAAIKNLPAKVQAGKPWPRTVGSVQQELATAR
- the gltB gene encoding glutamate synthase large subunit — translated: MKTGLYHPEEFKDNCGFGLIAHMTGQPSHHLLQTAMQALTCMTHRGGINADGKTGDGCGLLMQKPDQFLRAVAQEHFAVELPRQYAVGMVFFNQDPVKAEAARANMDREIVAAGLKLVGWRKVPIDTRVLGRLALERLPQIEQVFIGGEGLSDQEFAIKLFSARRRSSVANAHDADHYICSFSHKTIIYKGLMMPRDLAAFYPDLGDERLQTAICVFHQRFSTNTLPKWPLAQPFRFLAHNGEINTITGNRNWAMARRTKFANDLIPDLEELGPLVNRVGSDSSSMDNMLELMVTGGIDLFRGVRMLVPPAWQNVETMDADLRAFYEYNSMHMEPWDGPAGIVMTEGRHAVCLLDRNGLRPARWVTTTNGYITIASEIGVWGYQPEDVLAKGRVGPGQILAVDTETGQILDTDAIDNRLKSRHPYKRWLRQHATRIQATLSDDQGVASYDADQLKQYMKMFQVTFEERDQVLRPLGEQGQEAVGSMGDDTPMAVLSQRVRSPYDFFRQQFAQVTNPPIDPLREAIVMSLEICLGAERNIFQESPEHASRVILSSPVISPAKWRSLMNLEREGFDRQLIDLNYDQSVGLEAAIRNIADQAEEAVRGGKTQLVLSDRYIAPGKLPVHASLAVGAVHHRLTEQGLRCDSNILVETATARDPHHFAVLLGFGASAVYPYLAYEVLADLIRTGEVLGDLDEVFKYYRKGISKGLLKILSKMGISTIASYRGAQLFEAVGLAEEVVGLSFKGVSSRIKGARFVDLEGDQKLLAAEAWSARKPIQQGGLLKFVHGGEYHAYNPDVVNTLQAAVQQGDYAKFKEYTTLVDQRPVSMIRDLLKVKVADQALALDEVEPLEAILKRFDSAGISLGALSPEAHEALAEAMNRLGARSNSGEGGEDPARYGTLKSSKIKQVATGRFGVTPEYLVNAEVLQIKVAQGAKPGEGGQLPGGKVNGLIAKLRYAVPGVTLISPPPHHDIYSIEDLAQLIYDLKQVNPQALVSVKLVAEAGVGTIAAGVAKAYADLITISGYDGGTGASPLTSIKYAGAPWELGLAETHQTLRGNDLRGKVRVQTDGGLKTGLDVIKAAILGAESFGFGTAPMIALGCKYLRICHLNNCATGVATQNDKLRKDHYIGTVDMVINFFTFVAEETREWLARLGVRSLGELIGRTDLLDVLPGDTERQQHLDLSPLLGSSHIPADKPQFCEVDRNPPFDKGELAEKMVEMALPAIRDLAGGEYTLDICNCDRSIGARISGEIAKLHGNQGMAAAPITFRFKGTAGQSFGVWNAGGLNLHLEGDANDYVGKGMTGGKLTIVPPAGSPFETQHSAIVGNTCLYGATGGKLFAAGTAGERFAVRNSGAHAVVEGTGDHCCEYMTGGFVCVLGKTGYNFGSGMTGGFAYVLDMDNSFVDKLNHELVEIQRISGEAMEAYRSHLARVLGEYVEETGSEWGRELWENLDDYVRRFWLVKPKAANLKQLLSSTRANPQ
- a CDS encoding FAD-dependent oxidoreductase, which gives rise to MAERLNNDFQFIEVGRKDPKKKLLRQRKKEFVEIYEPFKPQQSVEQAHRCLGCGNPYCEWKCPVHNFIPNWLKLVAEGNILAAAELSHQTNTLPEVCGRVCPQDRLCEGACTLNDGFGAVTIGSVEKYITDTAFAMGWRPDMSKVKPTGKRVAVIGAGPAGLGCADVLVRAGVTPVVFDKNPEIGGLLTFGIPEFKLEKTVLSNRREVFTGMGIEFRLNTEVGRDISMEQLLAEYDAVFMGMGTYTYMKGGFPGEDLPGVHDALDFLIANVNRNLGFEKSPQDFVDMQGKKVVVLGGGDTAMDCNRTSIRQGAKSVTCAYRRDEANMPGSRKEVKNAKEEGVKFLYNRQPIAIVGEDKVEGVKVVETRLGEPDARGRRSPEPIPGSEEILPADAVVIAFGFRPSPAPWFEQHDIQLDSQGRVVAPEKGKFKHQTSNPKVFAGGDMVRGSDLVVTAIFEGRTAAEGILDYLEV